The following nucleotide sequence is from Desulfobacterales bacterium.
CAAGGCAAAAAGGTGGCCCAGATTCTGCTCACCGGCGAGGATCTTTCCAACCGCAAACGGTATCTGAATGCGAGAAACACCTTTAATGCCCTGCTCGCCTGGGGGGTCGTGCCCATCATCAATGAAAACGACACCGTGGCGGTGGAATCGATTAAATTCGGGGACAACGACAACCTTTCCGCCATGATTACGCTGTTGATGGATGCCGATCTACTGATTAACCTGACGGACATCGACGGCCTGTACACGAAAGATCCGCGCGTATTCCAGGATGCCCGCCTGGTCCCCATCATTTCCTCGATCAGCAGGGACATTGAAAAGTGGGCCGGTGATATTCCGGGCGCGCTCGGCACGGGCGGCATGTCCAGCAAGATAAAAGCCGCTAAAAAAGTCACCGCCGCCGGCATTCCCATGATCATTGCCAAGGGAAACAAACCCGATGTCCTGATTCGGCTTTTTAACGGCGAAACCCACGGCACTTATTTTGCGCCCAAGGCGCGGCGCCTTGCCTGCCGAAAATGCTGGATCGCTTTTTCGATAAAACCGACGGGAAGTATCACCGTCGACAGCGGCGCGGCCCGGGCACTGTTAACCAATGGCAAGAGCCTGCTTCCCAGCGGTATCGTGAACGTCGACGGGGAGTTCGGTGAGGGCGCCGCGGTGGAATGCAAAACAGAGGCAAATGAGGTTCTGGGCATCGGATTGGTCAACTACAGCGCAGCCGATATTCGCTTGATCAAGGGGTTGAAAACGAACCAGATCAAAAGACTGCTGGGCAGCAAACCCTATGACGAGATCATTCACCGGGACAATCTGGCCATCACGGCCGTTCAAGATGCTTGAAACGCAATTTCCGCTTTTTCGCCCTTTCGTGTTTTCCGGTTGAGTGGCCCGCAATTTCGTGTATAAATCAATGAATAATAGACCAACAAGCCAATTTTAAACCCTTTCAATCAATTTCAATGGGGGAAATGATCATGTCCGTTGAAACAACCATTCAGGCAATGGCGATAGCGGCAAGAAAAGCGTCTTTCAAGATTGCCGGAATCGATTCATCGCTTAAAAACGAGGTACTGCTGAAAATTGCCGATGCCATCGAGGCCGATGCCGATGAAATAAAGGTGGAAAACCAAAAAGATCTGGTCCGGGCAAGAGAAGCCGGGCTTTCCGAGGCCATGATCGACCGGTTGACCATTACAAATGCGACCATCCTGTCCATGGCGCAGGGACTTCGGGATGTCGCCCGGCTTGAAGACCCGGTAGGTGCGATCGTTAAAGCCTGGCGTCGGCCGAACGGCCTGGAAGTCGCCAAAATGCGAATTCCCTTGGGCGTCATTGGTATTATTTATGAATCGCGCCCCAATGTGACGGTTGATGCCGCAGGCCTTTGCTTAAAAGCCGGAAATGCCGTTATTCTGCGGGGAGGCTCGGAGGCCCTTCACTCCAATCAGGCGCTGGCGGCAAAAATCGGCGCGGTTTTAAAGGCATCGGGATTGCCCGAAGCGGCGGTCCAGGTTGTCCCGATTCGGGATAGAAACGCGGTGAATGTGCTTCTGGCCCAGGAAGAATCGATCGATCTCATCATTCCCCGCGGCGGCGAAGGCCTGATCCGGTTTGTGGTGGAAAATTCCAAGATACCGGTCTTGAAGCATTATAAAGGGGTGTGCCATGTGTATGTCGATGACGGCGCGGATTTGGACATGGCGGAGAAAATTGCGTTTAATGCCAAGGTGCAGCGCCCCGGTGTCTGCAATGCGATGGAAACGCTTCTGGTGCATTCAGCCGTCAGCGTGGCCTTTCTTCCCCGGCTAAAAGCCTGCTTTGACGCCGCCGGCGTTGAAATACGCGGATGCGCCGAAACCCGACGAATCCTTCCCGATGTAACACCCGCTACCGAGCAGGATTGGCCGGCAGAATATTTGGATCTGATATGCGCCGTGAAGATCGTTCCTGATATGCAAGCCGCCATAGAACACATCAGCGCGCATGGCTCCTGCCATACCGAAACCATTGTCACCCGGGATTACGACCGCGCGCGCCGGTTTTTACGCAACGTGGATTCATCGGTCGTGCTGGTCAATGCCTCGACCCGATTTAATGACGGCGGAGAGCTGGGGCTGGGGGCTGAAATCGGCATCAGTACCAGCAAGCTTCATGCATTCGGCCCCATGGGTCTTGAAGAGCTGACCACGACGAAATTTATCGTGTACGGCAGCGGCCAGATACGGACCTGAGGCCGAATGAAACCGTCCGGAGAACCAGCGGAAAATAGCCGCGCTGAAAAAGGCATCGGACTTTTTGGCGGCACCTTCAATCCCGTCCATTCGGGCCATATTCTGGCGGCCCAAACGGCGATGGCCCGGCTCGCGATGACCACCGTTTTGTTTATTCCCGCGGCCCTGCCGCCGCATAAATCCCCGGAACATGTGGTTGCGGCGGCGGACCGGTTGGAAATGCTTCGTCTGGCCGTTTCAGGGGTGCCGGGCCTCGCCGTCTCGGAGGTTGAATTAACCCGCACCGGCGGCTCCAGCTATACGATTGATACGGTGCGCCATTTTCTGGCCGATGCTTCCCCGGACACCCGATATTATCTCATGGTCGGCCTGGACGCTTTTTTAGAGATACACACCTGGAAATCTTATCAAACGCTCCTGCAACTCATTCCAATCGTGGTATTGGCAAGGCCCGATTTTCAGCCGAAACGGCAAAATGACACTCAAAATATACTGCAACATTATCTTCAATCCAAGATTTCCGCTTCATATGATTTCTCTATTGAAAACAAGCGGTTCGAGTGTGCGAATCGGCCACCGCTGTATCTGCTGAGCGGCGGGCTTAAGGCACTGTCCGCCACCTTCGTTCGGGAACGGATTCGTTCAAATGCCGATATCGGCCCATTGGTCCCGGCGCGGGTCGCTGAATATATTAAACGGAAAGGACTTTATCGATGACGCAATCCTCCGGGAAGGCTATCACTGATTCGCTCGATGTGTTTGCAAAAGCAGCGCTCGGGAAAAAAGCCTTCGGACTGGTCATGCTCGATGTTCATGCATTGAGTTCGGTGACGGACGTATTTTTGATTTGCAGCGGGAAATCCAACCGCCAGGTGACGGCCATTGCCGAGCATATTCAGGTAGAACTGAAAAAAAACAAACTTCGCCCCTTGAGTGTCGAAGGGTTAAAAGAGGGGCATTGGGTCGTGATGGATTATGGGCATGTCATCATTCACGTATTTTATGAGCCGACCCGAACCTTTTATGACATCGAAGGATTATGGGCGGATGCCAAACGAATTAACACCCCGAGCATGATTAAGGCCATAGCCGAAACGCACCCCGAAATGGAGCCAAGCGATGACGATGACTAAACCCTTGCTGCTGATGATTTTAGACGGATGGGGCATCAACCCGAATTCACGAGGCAATGCGATTTTTCAGGCAAACACCCCGTCCCTGGACGCACTATTGGCTGAGTACCCCGTTACCCGGCTGCGCTGTTCCGGCGAGGCGGTGGGGCTCCCGGATGGCTATATGGGAAATTCGGAAGTCGGACACTTAAATATCGGCGCCGGCCGCATCGTGTACCAGGAATTGATGCGAATCAACCGGAGCATTTCAGACGGCACCTTCTTTACCAACGAGGCGCTGATGACACTGATGCAGCAGGTTCGTGAAAAAAACGGCGCCCTTCACCTGATGGGATTGTGTTCGGATAGCGGGGTTCACAGCCATTTAAATCATCTCTATGCCCTGTTGGAAATGGCCAAACGAAATGAAATAGCCAAGGTGCATGTGCATCCCATCATGGACGGACGGGACAGTCCACCAGACAGCGGTATCCGGTACATAGGAGCGTTAGAGCGCAACATCCGCGAACTGGGCATCGGTGAAATCGCCACCATCTGCGGCCGTTACTACGCCATGGACCGGGACAAGCGTTGGGATCGAACGGCCATCGCGTTTGACCTGTATACCAACGGAAAAGGCATTCCGGAAACCGAGCCGTCCGCGGCAGTGACCCATGCCTATGCCCGGGGAGAAACCGATGAATTTATTAAACCAATCATTCTGGTAACGGACACCGGGCGGCCCCGCACATGCATTCGGGACAATGACGGCGTGATCGTATTTAATTTCAGGGCGGATCGGGTTCGCCAGATCACCCGGGCGATGACGGATCCGGATTTCAGCGAGATCTGGCGAACCCGCATGCCGAACCTGTGCGGATGGGTCTGCATGACGCTCTATGATGAGAGCTTTCCCTTGCCGGTGGCCTTTCCGCCGGGTCATATGAAAAATATTCTCGGAGAAGTGATCAGCCGCCATGGGCTGCACCAACTTCGCATCGCCGAAACGGAAAAATACGCCCATGTGACCTATTTTTTCAATGGCGGAGAGGAAACCCCGTTCCCCAATGAAGACCGGCGCCTCATTGCCTCTCCGCGCGATGTACCGACCTATGACCATAAACCCGAGATGAGCGCGTTTTTGATCAAAGCCGAACTGTTATCCGCATTAAATGAAGGCTACGACTTTATTGTGCTCAACTTTGCCAATATGGATATGGTCGGGCATACCGGTGTCATGGCGGCAGCCATCAAGGCCTGCGAGGCGGTCGATACCTGCGTGGGAGAAATTGTCGCCAAAATCAAAGCCATGGGCGGCGCGGTGATGGTAACAGCGGATCATGGTAATGCGGAAAAAATGCTGGAGGACGATGGTTCGGTTCACACCGCTCACACCTTAAATCCGGTTCCCTTTGTCCTGGTGGATGATACGCGGAAAACCAAGCGGTTGCGCGAAGGGGTGCTGGGCGACATCGCTCCGACCGTTCTGGAAATTTTAGGCATATCGCAACCTTCTGAAATGACGGGCACATCCCTCTTAATAGAAGACGTATAATCAAAAAGCATGGAGAGCTACCATGGCAACCATTCAAAAGCCATATACCCTGATAGAAGATTTTGTGACCGGGCAACAAGTCCCGAATGTGGGAGCCGAGGCCAATCGCCAGGCAATGGAAAAGGTGCTGGTGCAGGAAAAAGGCTTTCTTAAATCCGATATTGAAGTAGATGCCGCTATCGAAGTGACCATCGCAGGGGAACCCTACGAATCCAGAATCGATCTGGTGGTGAGCACGAACGGCCAACGAATCATGGCCATCAAATGCGCGGCCGGCTCACTATCGTCCCGTGAAAGGGAGATCGTTGCGGCGGCCCGGCTTATCGATACCTGCCAAATTCCGCTGGCCGTGGTCTCGGACGGCGCGCAGGCCATAGTGCTCGATACCCTAACCGGCAAAAAGATCAGCGACGGCATGGACGCCGTGCCCACCAAAGCGCAGGCAGTTCAGTTATTAAAAGACGCCGAGCCGGTTGCTTTTCCGGAAAACAAACGGGAGCGGGAAAAACTCGTATTCAGAACCTATGATATCGAAAACGTCAATGTCCGCCGAAACATCGTTTCGGGTTAATTTCCGGTGCCATAGCCAACACGCCCCTATCAAGGAGGAAATACCGGCGTGCTTAACCGTGCACGAATTGTTATAAAAAGCGGCTCTAAACCGGCAAAGCCGAAAGCTGGGCTTCCAACGACCTTCTCCAGTTATGCACGCTTTTTTGTGCATGTTTCTGATAAAGGGCCTTTAACTGATTGAAGATTGAAAGCAGGAATCAACATAACATATATCGGTAACGGTGAAAAATGAGCAACTATTTATCTCAGGAATCAATCCGTAAACTCACAGACCCGTGGTTTACTCCGCCAAACCCGGGGTATGTTTTTAATATTTATTCAGATACCAGCGAGTTTTATCGCATACAATATGGTGACATTGTTGTTTTAAATGATGTCCCGTATCTTATCCGGCATAATGCCAAAGAAGGACGTTTCGGTCTTGATGATGAAGAAAAGTTCTGGGTCAAGCGCGCGATAGACTTAAATACCGGTGAAACAAAGATTATTAAACTTGTATTTTTCGAAAAGTTTATAGCCCGCGTAGGCGGTGTTGATTTTGAATGTTTCAGGAGTCCGCGTAAAGAGGCCCGCATTCTTAGCATCGTTAAGGACCATGACAATTTCATGCACGGTTTTTCGGTTCAAGACGAGAAAGACAATGTCGTCAGGATAATTGATTTCATTTATGGCAAAACTCTGGCAGATTATATAAGGGGGTTGTCATCAGGGATGGAACATGAAACTTATTTCTACAAACACTTTCCTGAAATTCTTGAAAACTTCATGGAATGCGCTCAGGCAATCCGTTTCCTTCACGAAAACAGAGAAAAACATGGTGACATACGCAGGGATCACATATTGATAGACAGGGATGCCGGATGCTGGCGCTGGATTGATTTTGACTACAATTTTCGTCACCGGGAGAATATGTTCGGCTACGATATGTTCGGCTTGGGCAATGTTTTGATTTATCTTGCCGGAATGGGAGATATTCTGATCGCAGATATAGTCAAGACAAATCATCCGGCGCTTTCTACGCTTGGTGAAGAAGACATGAACATCGTATTTAACAACCGGGTTGCAAATATTAAAAAGATTTATCCCTATATACCGGACAGCCTTAACCGTGTGCTTATGCATTTTTCAAAAAGCGCCAATATTTTTTATGATAAAACGTTTCAGTTTATTGATGATTTGAATGAATTCAGGGCTGCTTTTTTTAAAGGGGGTAAGAAATGAATTTGAATATTAATAGAAATATCCTGATCGCCGCAGATGAATCCGAGAATGCGAAACGAGCCGTTTTGTATGTGGCAAAACTGTTAGGCGGCATGAAAGGCTTTAAGGTAACAGTACTTCATATTATAAGGGAGCCCGAAGAAGACTATTTCCCCGATGATGCCAAAAAAGACAAATGGTATAAGGAATACAAGGAAAATATAGACAAGGTGATGGAAGAATACAGGCAGATACTTATAGCCGCAGGGTTTGCCACCGAGGATGTTTCAACACGCTCAACACTCCGCTATTGTCCTTCTATGGCGGAATGTATATTGGCAGAGCGGGACAAGCTTGAATACGGCACGCTGGTTGTGGGCAGAAAAGGTCTTTCGCGAAAAGAAGAATTTCTTTTCGGAAGCGTCTCAAACAAAATAGTAAGAACCGCCCGCAACTGCACCGTATGGGTGGTAGAATAATTTTTTATTGATGAACACGCTTGTCCAAAAATGCCGTAAACGTAAAAAAGTAATCCCATAATAAAAAACCCCCTTATAAAGCATGGCTTAGCTGCAAAAAAAAACACACAGCCAAAACAAGTAGGCATTTCGATGGTATGCTGTGCAAGTTTGTTTGGTCAAGTGGGTTGCAATATGGCGCATTACCGCTTTGCCGATGAGAAGGCCATCAAGCCGCCTATATTTAACGGTGGCAAAATCGGGAGGATTTCCGAATGTGAAAGGTACTGCCTCTTTTGGAGGTTTTAACGGTTGAAATTAATGGTGGGCCGTATTGGAATCGAACCAATAACCTACTGATTAAGAGTCAGTTGCTCTGCCTGATTGAGCTAACGGCCCGGACTAAAAAAAAGCACCCCGGAAACGGGTTGGTACCTATCAAGTTTGTGTTTGCTTGTCAATTTTAAATCAAGAAAAAAATGATTTTCCCGACCCGAGTTCATCACGGTTGCGCACGCCCAATCGTTTCCGTGCTCGTTGCGCCGGAAAACAGCGATCAAAGCGGTCTATCAGAGGAAACGGCCGCAGCATCCCCGGGTTTCATGCCGCGGTTGTTCACTAAGCGAACCATTATGGTCTTGCCTATGGCATTGCCTTTTCTTTGATAATGGGTCGACGAATTTTTTCCAGACGCCCCATTGAATCAATGATAACACTTTGTTATTTTAAAATCACCCGAGATTTCGCGGCGCTCGATGCCCGTGAAAATTGACAAAACGCCCCTTCTCGGCCATACTTCCACTTAATAATAAGCAAGTTTCCGTTCATTTTAACCAACCGAAACAACGCAGCCTTTTTTCAGATGGAAAGGAAGTGCGAATTTGCTTTGGGAACCTATTGAGAAGCATCCGGAATCCTTTCGAAAGATTCCCCACCTGCTGAATTATGCCGACACCTTTGCCGCCTTTTCCTGGAATGCCATTCGCAGTGAGTTGCAAGGGCTTCCCGAAAACAGAGGGCTGAACATTGCGCACGAAGCGGTTGACCGTCATGCGGAGGGACATCTTCGCGACCACGTGGCCCTGCAATGGCTTGGCAGTGAAGACACAATCCGCGCCTTCACCTACGCCGAGCTCAGATCGCAAAGCAATCGCTTCGCCAATATTCTCCAGGAACTCGGCATTGGGAAGGGAGATACGGTTTGCGCACTGGTCGGCCGAATTCCCGAACTCTACATCGCAGCTCTGGGGACTTTCAAAAACACCAGCATCTTTTGTCCCCTGTTTTCGGCTTTCGGTCCGGAACCCATCTACCAGCGCCTCAGCCGCGGGGATGCCAAAATTCTGCTGACCACCGAACATTACTACCGCCAAAAGGTAAGTCCGTTGATGAACAACCTGCCCAAGCTCAAGCAGGTGCTCTTGATTGACGTCAAAGATCATCCGGGAAACGGCCTTCTGTCGCTGCCCAGGCTCATGGCCCAATCTTCCGACGCTTTTATCATTCCACCGACCGACCCGGAGGATATCGCGGTCCTGCACTTTACCAGCGGCACCACCGGCATGCCCAAAGGCGCGCTCCATGCGCACAACGCCGTACTGACCCACTATATGACCGGCAAATATGTGATGGATTTTCACCCGGAGGATATCTTCTGGTGCACGGCCGACCCCGGATGGGTCACGGGAACCTCTTACGGCATCATTTCGCCGCTCCTGCATGGAATCACCAACGTGGTTGATGAAGGGGATTTCGACGCCCTGCGCTGGTGTCATATCTTGGAATCCCAGAAGATCAGCGTCTGGTACACGGCGCCAACAGCCATTCGCAGATTCATGCGACTAGGACTCGATCCGGCCCGAAAGTACGACCTTCGTCACCTGCGTGTCATTCACAGCGTTGGTGAACCCCTTAACCCCGAGGCCGTGGTGTGGGGCTTAAAGGCCATGGGATTGCCGATCCATGACAATTGGTGGCAGACGGAAACCGGCGGCATCATGATCGCCAATTTTCCCGCCATGGAAATTCGGCCCGGTTCCATGGGGCGTCCGCTTCCCGGCATCGAGGCGGCCATCGTCCAGCGTGTGAATCCCGATGCCGTCCAGGTGATCGAGACGCCCGGCGTTCAAGGCGATCTGGCGCTCAGGCCGGGATGGCCATCCATGTTTCGGGGCTACCTGCACGACGAGGCGCGCTACCGCAAGTGCTTCGTCGGCGGATGGTATTTGACGGGGGATCTGGCCAGGCGTGATGAAGACGGATATTTCTGGTTTGTGGGCCGGGCCGATGACATCATCAAAACCTCCGGGCACATGGTGGGGCCCTTTGAAGTGGAAAGCACCCTCATGGAACACCCCGCCGTTGCCGAGGCAGGGGTCATCGGAAAACCGGACCCGCTCATCGGGGAGATCGTAAAGGCGTTTGTCGCCTTGAAGCCAGGCATCCCCCCCAGCGATGCGCTACGTCTGGAACTTATCGGTTTTGCCCGTAAAAAGCTCGGTTCGGCCGTTGCGCCCAAGGAAATTGATTTTAAGCCGGACCTTCCCAAAAACAAGGCGGGAAAAATTATGCGGCGACTGCTCAAAGCCCGTGAGTTGGGTTTGCCCGAAGGCGATCTTTCCACATTGGAGGATTCAGGATGAACACTCAAGATGCCGTTAACCTAAATGGGGCCACCGTTGACCGCGATCACGCATTGCACCTGCTGAGGTCCATGATTCGCATCCGCCGGCTGGAGGAAAAGTGCGCAGAGCTTTACAGCGCCACGAAAATTCGGGGATTTTTACACCTCTACGATGGCGAAGAGGCGGTGGCCGTCGGGATCCTCGAAGCGCTGACCCGGGACGACGCCGTCGTGGCGACCTATCGGGAGCACGGCCATGCACTCATAAGGGGGGTTTCGGCCGGCGCTATTCTGGCGGAGATGTACGGCAAACAGGAGGGGTGCAGCCGCGGTCGAGGCGGTTCCATGCATCTTTTCGATAACAAAACTCGGTTTTACGGAGGCAATGCCATCGTGGGCGGCGGTCTTCCCATTGCCGTCGGTCTCGCTCTGGCAGACAAAATGCAGCACAAACAGCGGGTTACCTGTTGCTTTTTCGGCGAAGGGGCCGTGGCCGAGGGGGAGTTTCATGAAAGCCTGAACCTTGCGGCCCTCTGGCAATTGCCGGTGCTGTTCGTATGCGAAAACAATTTGTATGCCATGGGCACGGCGCTGAAATTCGAGCAGGCCGTTCAGGATATCACCCGCAAGGCCGCAAGCTACGACGTGAGTTCAGCAGCCGTGGACGGCATGGACGTGCTGGCTGTCGAGACGGCCGCAAAAAAGGCGGCACAGACGGTTCGCACCCAAGGAAAGCCATTTTTTCTGGAGTGCCGCACCTATCGCTTTCGGGCCCACTCCATGTATGATCCGGAGCTCTATCGCCCCAAATCCGAAGTTGAGGAATGGAAAAAGTCCTGCCCCATTGCGACCTTTGCTCGGAAAATGAAAACCGAAGGGTGCATCGGCAATGTTGACATTGAAACCATCGAGCGCGACGTTGCTCGGGAAATCAACGAAGCAGTGGCTTTTGCCGAGGCATGCACCTGGGAGCCCATAGAGGACATGACCCGTTTTGTCCATTCGGAACGGAGGACGCCATGAGCAGCGATGAAACGAATCTGCAAAAGATCACTTACCGTGAAGCTGTTCGCGAAGGGATCCGAGAGGCCCTGCAAAAAGACGAACGGGTTTTCCTCATGGGAGAGGATGTGGGCCGTTACGGGGGCTGCTTCGCGGTGACCAAGGGACTGCTCGAGGCATTCGGTCCGGAGAGGATTCGCGATACCCCGCTTTCCGAATCCGGCTTCGTCGGCGCGGGCATCGGCGCGGCCCTGGGCGGCATGCGCCCCATCGTGGAAATCATGACGGTCAACTTCAGCCTGCTCGCCGCCGACCAGATCATCAACAATGCTGCCGTCTATCTGTATATGTCCGGCGGACAGTTCAATGTCCCCATCGTTATCCGCATGGCCACCGGCGGAGGCCGGCAACTGGCGGCCCAACACTCCCGGTCCCTCGAGGGGTGGTATGCCCATATCCCCGGCATCAAAGTCATAAGCCCGGCCACCATCGAGGACGCACGCGGCATGCTTTGGACCGCTTTGCAGGACCCGGACCCGGTGCTGATTTTTGAAAACAGCAGCCTTTATAACATGGAGGGAACACTTGCCGCCGACGCCGGTCCGGTGGATATCGACAAGGCCCGTGTACGCAGGCCCGGAAAAGACATTACGCTCATCACCTACTCGGCAAGCCTCCATAAATCGCTGGCGGCGGCGGAAATCCTCGCCAAACAGGGGGTTGAAGCGGAAGTCATCGACCTTCGCTCGCTGCGCCCGCTGGATGAAAAGACTTTTCTGGATTCGGTCGTCAAAACCCACCGTGCCATCATCGTGGATGAGGGGTGGCGCAGCGGGGGTATTTCAGCCGAAATCAGCGCGCGGATCATGGAGGGCGTTTTTTACGACCTCGACGCCCCTGTCGAACGCCTTTGCAGTGTTGAGTCGCCCGTGCCCTATGCCAGGCACCTGGAGGAGGCCATGCTGCCCCAGGTCGATCAGATCGTGAACCTCATCCAAAAAATGGTAGGCGCCCATGGCTGAATTTCGCATGCCCAGTTTGGGCTCGGACATGATGGCGGGCACGCTCATAGAATGGCGGGTAAAGCCCGGTGATCGCGTCCGTCGAAGGGATGTTGTTGCCGTCGTTGAAACGGACAAGGCGGCCATCGAGATCGAGGTATACGAAGACGGCATCATTGAAACGCTTCTGATTCAGCCGGGCCAAAAAGTCCCCGTGGGTGCGGTCATGGCCATTATTCGAACAGAGACCGCGTTACAGGCCCCATCGCCGGATCAGGCGTCCGTGGCGGATATGCCTCGGTTATCGGCAGGGAAAGAAAATCCTCCCCTCCCGCGCAAAGCGACCACCCCTCCGTCCATCACGGCCGCAGGCACCGGGCGAATCAAAGCCTCCCCCTATGCACGCAAACTGGCTGCCGCGGGTGCCGTTGACCTTGCCGCCCTTGCGGGAACCGGCCCGGACGGCGCCATCCGCGCGGCGGACATTCAAAAGGCCCTGTCTCAGACAGCGGGAAAAGCCCCTCAACCGCGGATCGCAGAACAACCCGTCAATAAAGATTATACGGCTGCCATGCGTCGGGCCATTGCCGCCGCCATGACCCGCTCCAAACGGGAAATCCCCCACTACTATCTAAAAACGCGCATTGATATGAGCCGCGTATTGCGTTGGCTGGAATCGGAAAATATCAAGCGCCCGATCAAGGACCGGATGCTGCCTATCGTCCCGCTCATTCGGGCGGTAGCGCTGGCGCTGGGGGATGTTCCGGAACTCAATGGCTTCTGGATTGACGACCACCATCGCATATCGGAAGCAATCCATATCGGCTTTGTGATCTCCCTTCGCCAGGGCGGGCTGATCGCACCGGCCCTTCTCAATGCGGATCAAAAATGTCCGGATGAACTGATGGCGTCCCTGAGGGATCTGATTATACGCGCTCGTTCCGGCGGGTTGCGCAGTTCCGAAATGACGGATGCCACCGTCACCATCACCAGCTTGGGCGATCTCGGGGTCGAGGCGGTTTACGGCATCATTTACCCGCCCCAGGTGGCGCTGGTGGGATTCGGCAAGACCATGGAGCAACCTTGGGCCGAAAACGGCATGCTCGGGGTACGGCCGGGATTGACGGCGACCCTTTCCGCGGACCACCGGGCAACCGACGGCCATCGCGGCGCTCAGTTCTTGGATGCTTTAAACCGTTACCTTCAGGAGCCTTCAAAACTATGAACAATGATGAGATTAAAAACGTCATATTCGGAATACTTAAGCAGATTGCGCCCGAGCAGGACCCGGGCGCCCTGGGGCCGGATGAAAACATACGCAAAACTCTCGATATCGATTCCTTCGATGCTCTGAATTTCTTTGTCCACATCGATGAGAAACTCGGCGTTAACGTCCCCGAGGCGGATTATGGAAAGCTCAATACCCTATCGGAAATCCTCAGTTATCTTTCCTGCCGCTTGGGGTGATACACCTTTCCTTTGATTTCGGCAACCGGTGAAAGGACTGGGACCGGGGGTTTCAGGCCCCGCCTCGCCTCAACCCTGTAAGGAGATGCGCGATATGAATGACAATTACCCTGCGTTATATGAGCATCTGCAGAAAATGTTCGCCAAATTGGCAAGAAATCTGCGTGGCCCCATGTCGGCATTTGTCCAACTGAACGCCGCGGCAACGGCCCCTGGCGCCCTGGATGCCAAAACAAAGCAGCTCATTGCATTGGGCATCGTCATTACTTCCCGCTGCGAAGG
It contains:
- the proB gene encoding glutamate 5-kinase — encoded protein: MNPSEALALTSIKRVVVKVGSNVLTAEYGLNMETIFAISRQICSLMDKGLEVLLVTSGAMAAGVRKIGLPGRPDEIPKRQAIAAVGQPGLMLAYDTAFGQQGKKVAQILLTGEDLSNRKRYLNARNTFNALLAWGVVPIINENDTVAVESIKFGDNDNLSAMITLLMDADLLINLTDIDGLYTKDPRVFQDARLVPIISSISRDIEKWAGDIPGALGTGGMSSKIKAAKKVTAAGIPMIIAKGNKPDVLIRLFNGETHGTYFAPKARRLACRKCWIAFSIKPTGSITVDSGAARALLTNGKSLLPSGIVNVDGEFGEGAAVECKTEANEVLGIGLVNYSAADIRLIKGLKTNQIKRLLGSKPYDEIIHRDNLAITAVQDA
- a CDS encoding glutamate-5-semialdehyde dehydrogenase, which encodes MDQQANFKPFQSISMGEMIMSVETTIQAMAIAARKASFKIAGIDSSLKNEVLLKIADAIEADADEIKVENQKDLVRAREAGLSEAMIDRLTITNATILSMAQGLRDVARLEDPVGAIVKAWRRPNGLEVAKMRIPLGVIGIIYESRPNVTVDAAGLCLKAGNAVILRGGSEALHSNQALAAKIGAVLKASGLPEAAVQVVPIRDRNAVNVLLAQEESIDLIIPRGGEGLIRFVVENSKIPVLKHYKGVCHVYVDDGADLDMAEKIAFNAKVQRPGVCNAMETLLVHSAVSVAFLPRLKACFDAAGVEIRGCAETRRILPDVTPATEQDWPAEYLDLICAVKIVPDMQAAIEHISAHGSCHTETIVTRDYDRARRFLRNVDSSVVLVNASTRFNDGGELGLGAEIGISTSKLHAFGPMGLEELTTTKFIVYGSGQIRT
- the nadD gene encoding nicotinate-nucleotide adenylyltransferase; its protein translation is MKPSGEPAENSRAEKGIGLFGGTFNPVHSGHILAAQTAMARLAMTTVLFIPAALPPHKSPEHVVAAADRLEMLRLAVSGVPGLAVSEVELTRTGGSSYTIDTVRHFLADASPDTRYYLMVGLDAFLEIHTWKSYQTLLQLIPIVVLARPDFQPKRQNDTQNILQHYLQSKISASYDFSIENKRFECANRPPLYLLSGGLKALSATFVRERIRSNADIGPLVPARVAEYIKRKGLYR
- the rsfS gene encoding ribosome silencing factor; the encoded protein is MTQSSGKAITDSLDVFAKAALGKKAFGLVMLDVHALSSVTDVFLICSGKSNRQVTAIAEHIQVELKKNKLRPLSVEGLKEGHWVVMDYGHVIIHVFYEPTRTFYDIEGLWADAKRINTPSMIKAIAETHPEMEPSDDDD
- the gpmI gene encoding 2,3-bisphosphoglycerate-independent phosphoglycerate mutase; translation: MTMTKPLLLMILDGWGINPNSRGNAIFQANTPSLDALLAEYPVTRLRCSGEAVGLPDGYMGNSEVGHLNIGAGRIVYQELMRINRSISDGTFFTNEALMTLMQQVREKNGALHLMGLCSDSGVHSHLNHLYALLEMAKRNEIAKVHVHPIMDGRDSPPDSGIRYIGALERNIRELGIGEIATICGRYYAMDRDKRWDRTAIAFDLYTNGKGIPETEPSAAVTHAYARGETDEFIKPIILVTDTGRPRTCIRDNDGVIVFNFRADRVRQITRAMTDPDFSEIWRTRMPNLCGWVCMTLYDESFPLPVAFPPGHMKNILGEVISRHGLHQLRIAETEKYAHVTYFFNGGEETPFPNEDRRLIASPRDVPTYDHKPEMSAFLIKAELLSALNEGYDFIVLNFANMDMVGHTGVMAAAIKACEAVDTCVGEIVAKIKAMGGAVMVTADHGNAEKMLEDDGSVHTAHTLNPVPFVLVDDTRKTKRLREGVLGDIAPTVLEILGISQPSEMTGTSLLIEDV
- a CDS encoding type I restriction enzyme HsdR N-terminal domain-containing protein, which codes for MATIQKPYTLIEDFVTGQQVPNVGAEANRQAMEKVLVQEKGFLKSDIEVDAAIEVTIAGEPYESRIDLVVSTNGQRIMAIKCAAGSLSSREREIVAAARLIDTCQIPLAVVSDGAQAIVLDTLTGKKISDGMDAVPTKAQAVQLLKDAEPVAFPENKREREKLVFRTYDIENVNVRRNIVSG